From a single Arthrobacter sp. SLBN-112 genomic region:
- a CDS encoding alpha/beta fold hydrolase yields the protein MSGRHTGQQHAHTVEGTDPQLFVAVHDPATDAGLRPVLLLHGFSSSSKLNWEDTGWVSALLDAGRRIITVDLPGHGRSGAPEDRDSYSPSRIRADLLQAAFDAGVRPLQEGDPSSGLDVVGYSLGSRLAWEFAATQPELVHRLVLGGPNDSDPLAAFDLRAAQDYLADGTPIQDESTAQLLKMALLLPSNNIFALLSLVEAIKAEPYDPAEAVPHVPMLLVAGDKDERAGILPKLAELARGAGSMSEQLVLPGRNHTNAITSRAFKQAAISFLAV from the coding sequence ATGAGCGGCAGGCACACCGGACAGCAGCACGCCCATACCGTTGAAGGGACCGATCCCCAGCTGTTCGTGGCAGTCCATGACCCCGCAACCGATGCCGGCCTGCGGCCTGTCCTGCTGCTGCACGGCTTTTCCTCCTCGTCCAAGCTCAACTGGGAGGACACCGGCTGGGTGTCGGCCCTGCTTGACGCCGGCCGCCGGATCATCACCGTGGACCTTCCCGGCCATGGCCGCAGCGGTGCGCCGGAGGACCGCGACTCCTATTCCCCCAGCAGGATCAGGGCGGACCTGCTCCAGGCAGCGTTCGACGCCGGCGTACGCCCCCTGCAGGAAGGCGATCCTTCCAGCGGGCTGGACGTGGTGGGCTACTCGCTGGGATCGCGGCTCGCCTGGGAGTTCGCCGCAACCCAGCCCGAACTGGTGCACCGGCTGGTGCTTGGCGGGCCCAACGATTCCGATCCTTTGGCCGCGTTCGACCTCCGGGCTGCCCAGGATTACCTGGCGGACGGCACGCCGATCCAGGACGAATCGACCGCCCAGCTCCTGAAGATGGCATTGCTGCTGCCGAGCAACAACATTTTCGCGCTGCTGTCCCTGGTGGAAGCCATCAAGGCAGAGCCCTACGACCCCGCTGAAGCAGTCCCGCACGTTCCCATGCTGCTGGTAGCCGGGGACAAGGACGAGCGCGCCGGCATCCTGCCCAAGCTCGCCGAACTGGCCCGGGGCGCCGGTTCCATGTCCGAACAGCTGGTCCTCCCGGGCCGGAACCACACCAACGCCATCACCAGCAGGGCCTTCAAACAGGCCGCCATCTCATTCCTGGCCGTTTAG
- a CDS encoding phosphoribosyltransferase — MGTRFEDRTDAGQHLAAALGRFRERPDTVVLGLARGGIPVAAAAAKVLHLPLGTVLVRKLGIPGHDETAYGALAWAHGRTVRLLNKPLLERVLEHGVQQELLDDVEKREREELLRRVELYPGSNTDVAGRTVLLVDDGLATGATMRAAVEAVREGGAAAVVAAAPVGSIDAEASLERVCDAVVCLHLPGKFRAVGSYYRHFGQLGDDDAVRLLAR; from the coding sequence ATGGGGACGCGCTTCGAAGACCGCACCGACGCCGGCCAACACCTGGCGGCTGCGCTTGGCCGCTTCCGGGAACGTCCGGACACCGTGGTCCTGGGCCTGGCACGCGGGGGCATCCCCGTCGCCGCGGCGGCAGCCAAAGTCCTCCACCTGCCCCTGGGCACCGTCCTGGTGCGGAAGCTGGGGATCCCGGGGCACGACGAAACTGCCTACGGAGCGCTGGCCTGGGCGCACGGGCGGACCGTCCGCTTGCTCAACAAGCCCCTGCTGGAGCGCGTCCTTGAACACGGCGTGCAGCAGGAATTACTGGACGATGTTGAGAAGCGCGAACGGGAGGAACTGCTCCGCCGGGTGGAGCTGTACCCGGGAAGCAACACCGACGTGGCGGGCAGGACGGTTCTCTTGGTGGATGACGGACTGGCCACGGGAGCCACGATGCGTGCCGCCGTCGAGGCCGTGCGGGAAGGCGGCGCGGCTGCCGTGGTGGCGGCAGCGCCCGTCGGATCGATCGACGCCGAAGCCTCGCTGGAGCGGGTGTGCGATGCCGTGGTGTGCCTGCACCTGCCTGGCAAGTTCCGGGCCGTGGGGAGCTACTACCGGCATTTCGGGCAACTGGGCGACGACGACGCGGTCAGGCTGCTGGCGCGCTAA
- a CDS encoding MFS transporter, with product MTTPSKVDTPAGPSSRREERKVLAGTLVGTTIEWYDFFIFAQLTATLLSPLFLAPLNDSNPGLAQILSFALIGISFLFRPLGAVIAGHLGDRLGRKAMLVFTLVMMGAATALIGMLPTYAQIGAWAPVLLILLRVIQGFSAGGEWGGAALMAVEHAPIGRRGLFGAYPQIGVPVGMILATGLLFFLNTSMSKEDFAAWGWRVPFLLSIVLIVVGYLIRRAVAESPVFQEMALRKKESKAPLGELIRNHKLPVLYSTMIFIGNNAAGYLLIAFFISYATKTLKMPTPQILLATTLASFGWLIFTLVGGWLSDRIGRVKTFLTGYAIVFAWMIPMFALIDTKNILLYGVALFVLTIGLGLSYGPMSAMYAEMFPAEVRYSGISIGYAFGAILGGAFAATIAETLLQSTKWTGSIGIYIMVLCVISAVGVVLAKETKGRPLGVSSNH from the coding sequence ATGACCACACCTTCCAAGGTGGATACCCCCGCCGGTCCCAGCAGCCGGCGGGAGGAACGCAAGGTCCTCGCCGGCACCCTCGTCGGAACCACCATCGAGTGGTACGACTTCTTCATCTTTGCCCAGCTGACCGCAACGCTGTTGTCACCGCTGTTCCTGGCGCCGCTGAACGATTCCAACCCGGGCCTGGCGCAGATCCTCTCCTTTGCCCTCATCGGCATCAGCTTCCTGTTCCGCCCCCTTGGCGCCGTCATCGCCGGCCATCTGGGCGACCGCCTGGGACGGAAGGCGATGCTGGTCTTCACCCTGGTCATGATGGGCGCCGCGACAGCCCTGATCGGCATGCTCCCCACGTATGCGCAGATCGGCGCGTGGGCTCCCGTGCTCCTGATCCTGCTGCGCGTCATCCAGGGCTTCTCAGCCGGCGGTGAATGGGGCGGTGCCGCCCTGATGGCCGTGGAGCATGCGCCGATCGGCCGCCGTGGCCTGTTCGGTGCCTACCCGCAGATCGGCGTACCCGTGGGCATGATCCTGGCCACCGGGCTGCTGTTCTTCCTGAATACCAGCATGTCCAAGGAAGACTTCGCCGCCTGGGGCTGGCGGGTGCCGTTCCTGCTGTCCATCGTCCTGATCGTGGTGGGCTACCTGATCCGCCGCGCAGTGGCCGAGAGCCCGGTCTTCCAGGAGATGGCCCTGCGGAAGAAGGAAAGCAAGGCGCCGCTGGGCGAGCTGATCCGGAACCACAAGCTGCCCGTCCTGTACTCCACCATGATCTTCATCGGCAACAATGCCGCAGGCTACCTGCTGATCGCATTCTTCATCTCCTACGCGACCAAGACCCTAAAGATGCCCACCCCCCAGATCCTCCTGGCCACCACGCTGGCGTCCTTTGGCTGGCTGATCTTCACCCTGGTGGGTGGCTGGCTCTCGGACCGGATCGGGCGCGTGAAGACCTTCCTGACCGGCTACGCCATCGTCTTCGCCTGGATGATTCCGATGTTCGCGCTCATCGACACCAAGAACATCCTGCTTTACGGTGTTGCACTGTTCGTCCTGACCATTGGCCTGGGCCTGTCCTACGGACCCATGTCCGCCATGTATGCCGAAATGTTCCCTGCAGAAGTCCGCTACTCGGGCATCTCCATCGGATACGCCTTTGGTGCCATCCTGGGCGGGGCCTTCGCCGCCACCATTGCTGAGACCCTGCTGCAGTCGACCAAGTGGACCGGTTCCATCGGCATCTACATCATGGTCCTCTGCGTGATTTCGGCGGTGGGCGTTGTCCTGGCCAAGGAAACCAAGGGCCGCCCGCTCGGAGTCAGCAGCAACCACTGA
- a CDS encoding IclR family transcriptional regulator produces the protein MTPPAAAARTVAPQASPSQTLSRGIRALEILAAAPGPLTIAELADAMGVHRSVAYRILRTLEDHSLLVRDDAGRVQPGPGLAVLARGVSRNLQSAALPELTQLANSLDMTAFVAVWDHHDCITLVTVEPRHSGATVAQHPGTRHPINAGAPGIAIQSALSEAEWDRLETGIPYRPEAAEARRKGYSASHDEVIAGVSSLAAPVRVPGGRPAALAVVYIRSAHDPEAVGAAIAESAARIERQLA, from the coding sequence ATGACACCTCCAGCAGCCGCAGCCCGGACGGTGGCGCCGCAGGCTTCGCCGTCCCAGACCCTTTCGCGCGGCATCCGCGCCCTTGAGATCCTGGCCGCTGCCCCGGGTCCGCTGACCATCGCTGAACTGGCCGACGCGATGGGCGTCCACCGGTCGGTGGCCTACCGGATCCTGCGTACCCTGGAAGACCATTCCCTCCTGGTGCGTGATGACGCCGGACGCGTCCAGCCCGGCCCCGGCCTGGCAGTCCTGGCACGCGGCGTGTCACGCAACCTGCAGAGCGCCGCCCTGCCGGAGCTCACCCAGCTGGCAAACTCGTTGGACATGACGGCGTTCGTGGCGGTGTGGGACCACCATGACTGCATTACCCTGGTCACGGTTGAGCCCCGGCATTCGGGGGCCACCGTGGCCCAGCACCCAGGTACGCGGCACCCCATTAACGCCGGCGCGCCCGGCATCGCCATCCAGTCCGCCCTTTCCGAGGCGGAGTGGGACCGGTTGGAAACGGGCATCCCATACCGGCCGGAGGCGGCGGAAGCGCGGCGGAAGGGCTACTCGGCCAGCCACGATGAGGTCATCGCCGGGGTCTCCTCACTGGCAGCCCCTGTCCGGGTGCCTGGTGGGCGTCCGGCAGCACTCGCCGTCGTCTATATCCGTTCCGCCCATGATCCCGAAGCGGTGGGGGCGGCCATCGCCGAAAGCGCGGCCAGGATAGAGCGGCAACTGGCCTGA